Proteins encoded together in one Cicer arietinum cultivar CDC Frontier isolate Library 1 chromosome 4, Cicar.CDCFrontier_v2.0, whole genome shotgun sequence window:
- the LOC101493231 gene encoding uncharacterized protein yields MNSSTHLFLLFTISLIFLSHVTSQTLTPKLYQVVCKDAGEDDVQRCLNLFEDNRQITLAKDYITLCKLFLEMAIDKSTKAQNYLKSLLNKYPLSDAIKECATNDYNMLVYSFKGSLGELVTDPQIANYDAKVAGDGPDTCQRLLDSEKIDISSSISTLNNEMKFLSFVAYLATNHLPQ; encoded by the coding sequence atgaattCCTCCACACACTTATTCTTGTTGTTCACCATTTCATTAATCTTTCTTTCTCATGTCACTTCACAAACATTAACTCCAAAATTGTATCAAGTTGTATGCAAAGATGCTGGCGAAGACGACGTACAACGTTGCTTGAATCTTTTTGAAGACAACCGTCAAATAACTTTAGCCAAAGACTATATTACCCTTTGCAAATTATTCTTAGAAATGGCAATAGATAAGTCCACAAAAGCTCAAAATTATCTCAAAAGTTTGTTGAACAAATACCCTTTATCTGATGCCATCAAAGAATGTGCAACTAATGATTACAATATGTTGGTTTATTCGTTTAAAGGTTCGTTGGGTGAGTTAGTTACAGATCCTCAAATTGCAAACTATGATGCTAAAGTTGCTGGCGATGGACCTGACACATGCCAACGTCTCTTGGATAGTGAAAAGATAGATATTAGTTCTTCTATTTCTACATTGAATAATGAAATGAAATTTCTTAGTTTTGTTGCATATTTAGCCACAAACCATCTTCCACAATGA